A single genomic interval of Syntrophaceae bacterium harbors:
- a CDS encoding zinc dependent phospholipase C family protein has product MPKEITHWLIASAVSSGLEGTAFREPLDRYGNILKIGAVVHDAPYYYLGRDRDRRFGDLPRKLHGTVADACGLIGALLSYTLERPSGERSPLLAFLVGLVTHLFADALFHPMIFYLTGPYHHLSSREGSIARQDHRRLEALIDISLAGGYERVRDFSLASFLGAAEVPPRAVFAHAGTAWLEPGRAEGFAGGLASAFRLFAFMQGLFRNPFLGRLSFSLFPAAPASAREILALVYAPRLSQFEQRIRGVLQYRHPCTGREEARSIDALFREAVEQSIAFCRGLEPLLDPAARRTARLLLPAVDPGLGFDPDGPMCRYAERPFFAERESREGICH; this is encoded by the coding sequence ATGCCTAAAGAGATCACCCACTGGCTGATAGCATCGGCAGTGTCTTCCGGGCTCGAGGGAACGGCGTTCCGGGAGCCCCTCGACCGGTACGGGAACATCCTGAAGATCGGGGCCGTTGTCCACGACGCGCCGTATTACTATCTCGGCAGGGATCGGGACCGCCGGTTCGGGGATCTGCCGCGCAAGCTCCACGGCACCGTCGCCGACGCCTGCGGACTGATCGGTGCCCTGTTGAGCTACACCCTGGAAAGACCATCCGGTGAGCGTAGCCCTCTTCTGGCCTTTCTCGTCGGGCTCGTGACGCACCTGTTCGCCGATGCGCTCTTTCACCCCATGATCTTTTACCTCACGGGCCCCTACCATCATCTCTCTTCCCGGGAGGGTTCCATCGCCCGGCAGGACCACCGCCGGCTCGAGGCGCTCATCGACATCTCCCTGGCCGGCGGTTACGAACGGGTGAGGGACTTTTCCCTGGCCTCCTTCCTCGGCGCGGCGGAGGTGCCGCCCCGGGCGGTCTTCGCGCACGCCGGGACGGCGTGGCTGGAACCGGGGAGGGCGGAGGGTTTTGCCGGGGGCCTCGCCTCGGCCTTTCGGCTCTTTGCCTTCATGCAGGGCCTCTTTCGGAACCCCTTCCTGGGCCGCCTCTCGTTTTCGCTCTTTCCGGCCGCTCCCGCATCCGCCAGGGAAATCCTGGCCCTCGTGTATGCGCCCCGGCTGTCGCAGTTCGAACAGCGAATCCGGGGGGTCCTGCAATACCGGCACCCCTGCACGGGCCGCGAGGAGGCCCGCAGCATCGACGCCCTGTTCCGGGAGGCCGTGGAGCAGAGCATCGCATTCTGCCGGGGGCTGGAGCCCCTGCTGGACCCGGCGGCGAGAAGGACGGCGCGGCTGCTGCTGCCCGCCGTCGACCCCGGTCTGGGGTTCGATCCGGACGGTCCGATGTGCCGCTACGCCGAGCGGCCGTTTTTTGCCGAGCGGGAGTCACGGGAAGGCATTTGCCATTGA
- the lsrF gene encoding 3-hydroxy-5-phosphonooxypentane-2,4-dione thiolase, with the protein MDWGMQNRMSRLFRDGRCLFLPIDHGYFQGPTTCLEKPGETIAPLLPWCDALFVTRGVLRHCVDPVGSKPVILRVSGGTSVIGKDLANEALTTSIEEILRLNATAVGVSIFVGSDYERESLMNLADLVNDCETFGIPVMAVTAVGKELEQREARYLALCCRIAAELGARVVKTYWCKNFDRVTEGCPVPVVMAGGPKCDTELEVMAFVHDGMKRGAVGVNLGRNIWQSPHPVPMIRALAAIIHDGASVKQAHDLFQAVKTDMAKGRKKK; encoded by the coding sequence ATGGACTGGGGTATGCAGAACAGGATGTCCCGGCTTTTCCGGGACGGGAGATGCCTGTTTCTCCCGATCGACCACGGGTATTTCCAGGGGCCCACGACATGTCTTGAAAAGCCGGGCGAGACCATTGCGCCGCTGCTGCCGTGGTGCGATGCGCTCTTTGTCACGAGGGGCGTCCTGAGGCACTGCGTCGACCCCGTGGGCAGCAAGCCCGTCATCCTCCGGGTGTCGGGCGGCACGAGCGTCATCGGGAAGGACCTGGCCAACGAGGCGCTCACGACCTCCATCGAGGAGATCCTGCGGCTCAACGCGACCGCCGTCGGGGTGTCGATCTTCGTGGGCAGCGACTACGAGCGGGAGTCCCTGATGAACCTGGCCGACCTGGTCAACGACTGCGAGACCTTCGGGATCCCCGTCATGGCCGTCACGGCCGTCGGCAAGGAGCTGGAGCAGCGGGAGGCCCGGTACCTGGCGCTGTGCTGCCGGATCGCCGCCGAGCTGGGGGCCCGCGTCGTCAAGACCTACTGGTGCAAGAACTTCGACAGGGTGACGGAGGGCTGCCCCGTGCCCGTCGTCATGGCCGGGGGCCCCAAGTGCGACACCGAGCTGGAGGTGATGGCGTTCGTCCACGACGGGATGAAGAGGGGCGCCGTCGGCGTCAACCTGGGACGCAACATCTGGCAGAGTCCCCACCCCGTCCCGATGATCCGGGCCCTCGCCGCGATCATCCACGACGGGGCGTCGGTGAAGCAGGCCCATGATCTCTTCCAGGCGGTGAAGACGGACATGGCGAAGGGAAGGAAGAAGAAGTAG
- a CDS encoding alcohol dehydrogenase catalytic domain-containing protein encodes MKVAVYYSNRDVRIEERPVPRVGPGELLVKVMASGICGSDVMEWYRIKKAPIVLGHEIAGLIVERGPGVERYGAGDRVFVSHHIPCNTCHYCLKGSHTACETLHTTNYDPGGFSEYLRVPALNVDRGVFLLPDGVSFDQGVFIEPLACVIRGQRLAGLQPGQSVLILGSGISGLLHLMLARALGAGRIVTTDISPHRLRAAVELGADAALPASEDVPSRFRALHGRPADLVIVCTGALSAYRQALLAVDRGGTILCFAPTDPGVDLPVPVNDFWRNEIRILPSYGNAPQDAVVAIEMIRSGRVPVDRMITHRLGLDEAGLGFRLVAEAGEALKVILYPHPLNP; translated from the coding sequence ATGAAAGTGGCCGTCTATTACAGCAACCGTGACGTCCGGATCGAGGAGCGGCCCGTTCCCCGGGTCGGCCCGGGGGAGCTGCTCGTCAAGGTCATGGCGAGCGGCATCTGCGGCAGCGACGTCATGGAGTGGTACCGGATCAAGAAGGCCCCCATCGTCCTCGGGCACGAGATTGCTGGGCTGATCGTCGAGAGGGGGCCCGGCGTCGAGCGCTACGGCGCGGGGGACCGGGTCTTCGTTTCCCATCACATCCCGTGCAACACCTGTCATTACTGCCTGAAGGGAAGCCACACGGCCTGCGAGACCCTCCACACGACCAACTACGACCCCGGCGGGTTCAGTGAGTACCTGCGGGTGCCGGCGCTCAACGTCGACCGGGGCGTGTTCCTGCTGCCCGACGGGGTCAGCTTCGATCAGGGTGTGTTCATCGAGCCGCTGGCCTGCGTGATCCGGGGCCAGAGGCTTGCGGGCCTGCAGCCGGGCCAGAGCGTGCTCATCCTCGGCAGCGGCATCTCGGGGCTGCTGCACCTCATGCTGGCCAGGGCCCTCGGCGCCGGGAGGATCGTCACGACCGACATCAGCCCGCACCGCCTGCGGGCGGCGGTCGAACTCGGGGCCGATGCGGCGTTGCCCGCCTCGGAGGACGTCCCTTCACGGTTCAGGGCCCTGCACGGCCGGCCCGCCGATCTCGTCATCGTCTGCACGGGCGCCCTCTCGGCCTACCGGCAGGCCCTGCTTGCCGTCGACCGGGGCGGCACCATCCTCTGTTTCGCGCCGACCGACCCCGGCGTCGACCTCCCCGTGCCGGTCAACGATTTCTGGCGCAACGAGATCCGCATCCTTCCCTCCTACGGCAATGCCCCGCAGGATGCGGTCGTAGCGATCGAGATGATCCGCTCGGGCCGCGTGCCCGTGGATCGGATGATCACCCACCGCCTGGGCCTCGACGAGGCGGGCCTCGGCTTCCGGCTCGTCGCCGAAGCCGGCGAGGCCCTGAAGGTCATCCTCTACCCGCACCCTCTCAACCCCTGA
- a CDS encoding NAD(P)-dependent oxidoreductase, which yields MKIGWIGTGIMGASMAGHLQFAGHELFLFNRTRDRAKPLIDRGGRWCDTPAAVAAESEVVFTMVGTPADVEETYLGPQGILSVERPCRIVVDMTTSEPALARRIFKAAAKKGVFSLDAPVSGGDVGARNATLAIMVGGDRKIYEEVLPLFQHMGKNIAWMGGPGTGQHTKMCNQILIAGTIIGVCESLLYAERAGLDGQAVIDIIGKGAAASWSINTLGPRILQGDYRPGFTVEHFIKDMGIALREAAEMGLAMPGLALVHQLYVAVKAQGHAKSGTQALMLALRQLNSAKAKKEPAT from the coding sequence ATGAAGATCGGATGGATCGGCACAGGGATCATGGGGGCCTCGATGGCGGGTCATCTCCAGTTCGCGGGGCACGAGCTGTTTCTGTTCAACCGGACCCGGGACAGGGCGAAGCCGCTCATCGACCGGGGAGGCCGCTGGTGCGACACACCGGCCGCCGTGGCGGCCGAGTCCGAGGTCGTCTTCACCATGGTCGGAACCCCCGCCGATGTGGAGGAGACCTACCTCGGGCCGCAGGGGATCCTCTCCGTGGAGCGGCCCTGCCGCATCGTCGTGGACATGACGACCAGCGAGCCGGCCCTGGCCAGGCGGATCTTCAAGGCAGCCGCAAAGAAGGGGGTCTTCAGCCTCGATGCCCCTGTTTCGGGAGGCGACGTGGGCGCCCGCAACGCCACCCTCGCGATCATGGTCGGCGGGGACCGGAAGATCTACGAGGAGGTCCTTCCGCTGTTTCAGCACATGGGGAAGAACATCGCCTGGATGGGCGGACCGGGCACCGGCCAGCACACGAAGATGTGCAACCAGATCCTCATCGCGGGAACGATCATCGGGGTCTGCGAATCCCTGCTCTACGCCGAACGGGCGGGCCTCGACGGTCAGGCGGTGATCGACATCATCGGCAAGGGGGCCGCCGCATCCTGGAGCATCAACACGCTGGGGCCGCGCATCCTCCAGGGGGACTACCGGCCGGGGTTCACCGTCGAGCATTTCATCAAGGACATGGGCATCGCCCTCCGCGAGGCGGCGGAGATGGGTCTCGCCATGCCCGGGCTTGCCCTGGTGCACCAGCTCTACGTGGCCGTGAAGGCGCAGGGTCACGCCAAATCGGGCACGCAGGCCCTGATGCTGGCCCTGAGGCAGCTCAACAGCGCGAAGGCGAAAAAGGAGCCGGCGACCTGA
- a CDS encoding tRNA 4-thiouridine(8) synthase ThiI, with protein METKKPVKAIALFSGGLDSIVAVKLIQEQGIEVLGITFRTPFFGAGKARAAADGIGLPLMVLDITDEHLAVVRSPRYGYGKNMNPCIDCHTLMLRIAGRKMEEMGYDFLFTGEVLGQRPMSQSRQMLHVVAKNSGYADRVLRPLSARLLPETLPEREGLVDRERLLDISGRGRKRQMEMAERYGITSYSNPAGGCLLTDPMFSRRLRDLFAHGADFSTRDLELLSAGRHIRIDERHKVIVGRNKHDNRAIESMIDDRDAVFQMRDFPGPLCVLPGDGPEEIRRMAASICAAYGDAPKDAGEVIVRCRRGGETSFLRVIPADKGELQHRMI; from the coding sequence ATGGAAACGAAAAAACCCGTAAAGGCCATCGCCCTGTTTTCGGGCGGCCTCGACAGCATCGTGGCGGTCAAGCTGATCCAGGAACAGGGGATCGAGGTGCTGGGGATCACCTTCCGCACCCCGTTTTTCGGCGCCGGGAAAGCGCGCGCGGCAGCCGACGGGATCGGCCTGCCGCTCATGGTGCTCGACATCACCGACGAGCATCTGGCCGTGGTGCGGTCGCCGCGATACGGTTACGGGAAGAACATGAACCCCTGCATCGACTGTCACACCCTGATGCTGCGAATCGCCGGCCGGAAGATGGAGGAGATGGGGTACGATTTCCTCTTCACGGGCGAGGTGCTGGGCCAGCGCCCCATGTCGCAGAGCCGCCAGATGCTACACGTCGTGGCGAAAAACTCGGGCTACGCCGACCGGGTCCTGCGCCCCCTGTCGGCCCGCCTGCTCCCCGAGACCCTGCCGGAACGCGAGGGCCTGGTGGACCGGGAGCGGCTCCTCGACATTTCGGGCCGCGGCCGCAAGCGGCAGATGGAGATGGCCGAGCGGTACGGCATCACGTCGTATTCAAACCCGGCAGGCGGCTGTCTCCTGACGGACCCCATGTTCTCGAGGCGGCTCAGGGATCTCTTCGCCCACGGGGCCGATTTTTCGACGAGGGACCTCGAACTCCTGAGCGCGGGGCGTCACATCCGGATCGACGAGCGCCACAAGGTGATCGTCGGGCGGAACAAACATGACAACCGGGCCATCGAGTCCATGATCGACGACCGGGACGCGGTCTTCCAGATGCGGGATTTCCCGGGGCCGCTCTGCGTCCTGCCCGGCGACGGACCGGAGGAGATCCGCCGCATGGCGGCCTCCATCTGCGCCGCCTACGGCGATGCCCCGAAAGACGCGGGCGAGGTGATCGTGAGATGCCGGCGCGGCGGCGAGACGAGCTTTCTCCGGGTCATCCCGGCGGACAAGGGGGAATTACAGCACAGGATGATCTGA
- a CDS encoding metallophosphoesterase has translation MTLFLASFFLVLGLMHGYVFLRGRAAFPFGPGAAVCVALVMLCMVAAPFAGRIFERQGAEETARAVAWGGYLWLGFLFILVVALLAVDLYRGLVFLAGLASRRDLTAVIPGAKAAFLVPLALSVAASAWGVHEALDIRTERVVIETDRLPAHVERLRICQISDVHLGPIVRGERLARMLDVVRQENPDLLVSTGDLVDGPPARLPGLLEQLRDIRPALGKYAVTGNHEFYVGLEQALAFTRDAGFDVMRGEARDVGGILTLAGVDDPAGRGFSLRGRADGERELLAGLSRDRFVLLLKHRPVVEEESLGLFDLQLSGHTHRGQIFPFNHIVDLYFPRSSGLHDLGHSHLYVSRGSGTWGPPIRLLAPPEVTVIEIVNSRHATH, from the coding sequence ATGACGCTCTTTCTGGCCAGCTTTTTCCTGGTCCTCGGTCTGATGCACGGCTATGTCTTTCTCCGGGGCCGGGCCGCCTTCCCCTTCGGGCCCGGCGCGGCGGTCTGCGTCGCACTGGTTATGCTGTGCATGGTTGCGGCCCCCTTCGCGGGCCGCATCTTCGAGAGGCAGGGTGCCGAGGAGACCGCCAGGGCCGTTGCCTGGGGCGGGTACCTCTGGCTGGGGTTCCTGTTCATCCTGGTCGTGGCGCTGTTGGCGGTCGATCTGTACCGCGGGCTGGTGTTTCTGGCGGGGCTTGCCTCGCGCCGGGATCTTACCGCCGTCATCCCGGGGGCGAAGGCCGCTTTCCTCGTCCCGCTCGCCCTGTCGGTCGCGGCGAGCGCCTGGGGGGTGCACGAGGCGCTCGATATCCGGACGGAGCGTGTCGTGATCGAGACGGACCGGCTGCCGGCGCACGTGGAGCGCCTTCGGATCTGCCAGATCTCCGATGTGCACCTCGGTCCGATCGTCCGCGGGGAGAGGCTTGCGCGCATGCTCGACGTCGTGAGGCAGGAGAATCCCGATCTGCTGGTCTCCACGGGCGACCTCGTCGACGGGCCGCCGGCCCGTCTCCCGGGGCTTCTCGAGCAACTCCGGGACATCCGGCCTGCCCTGGGCAAATACGCCGTGACGGGGAACCACGAGTTCTACGTCGGGCTCGAGCAGGCCCTTGCCTTCACCCGGGATGCCGGCTTCGACGTGATGAGGGGGGAAGCCCGTGATGTGGGCGGCATCCTCACCCTCGCCGGCGTCGACGATCCGGCGGGCCGCGGGTTTTCCCTGAGGGGCCGTGCCGACGGGGAGCGCGAGCTGCTCGCCGGCCTGTCCCGGGACCGTTTCGTCCTGCTGTTGAAGCATCGGCCCGTCGTCGAGGAGGAGTCCCTCGGGCTCTTCGACTTGCAGCTCTCCGGTCACACGCACCGGGGGCAGATCTTCCCCTTCAACCACATCGTCGATCTCTATTTCCCGCGGTCGAGCGGGCTGCACGACCTCGGCCACTCGCACCTCTACGTGAGCCGCGGTTCGGGAACCTGGGGCCCCCCGATCCGGCTTCTCGCCCCGCCGGAGGTGACCGTGATCGAGATCGTCAACAGCAGGCATGCCACGCACTGA
- a CDS encoding D-alanyl-D-alanine carboxypeptidase, with translation MVHLKRCLLLLAALLAIHLLQPVDLSAAARKAKPKPKPKAKTAITAQSVLVMNMTTGEILYAKNPDTPIAPASLTKILSLYLIYEALEEGRVRTSDIVAIGSGVSQVNGSRMRIRPGTQIALGDLMKGMAVLSANDASVAAAEYVAGDVGEFVRRMNVKALELGMSASHFENPSGLREDGQVTTARDILRLSCAYISRFPQSLQLHSIPSFQYGRKTGVNTNHLLEKTPCVDGLKTGHVAGAGYHLVLTARRDGTRVVVVVLGSRSSGARFREARMLLEDAFRKIQPHPAVRRVAGAPAIEAPAEKTTGGFGDS, from the coding sequence ATGGTGCACCTCAAGCGATGTCTTCTTCTGCTGGCGGCCCTCCTGGCGATCCACCTTCTCCAGCCCGTTGACCTGTCCGCCGCCGCCCGCAAGGCGAAACCGAAACCGAAGCCCAAGGCCAAGACGGCAATCACCGCACAGTCCGTCCTGGTCATGAACATGACGACGGGCGAAATCCTCTACGCGAAAAACCCCGACACGCCGATCGCGCCGGCATCGCTGACGAAGATTCTCAGCCTGTACCTGATCTACGAGGCCCTCGAGGAGGGAAGGGTCCGGACCTCGGACATCGTGGCCATCGGCTCCGGCGTCTCCCAGGTGAACGGGTCGCGCATGCGGATCCGCCCCGGGACGCAGATCGCCCTCGGCGACCTGATGAAGGGGATGGCCGTCCTGTCGGCCAACGACGCCTCGGTCGCGGCGGCCGAGTACGTCGCGGGGGACGTGGGCGAGTTTGTCCGGCGGATGAACGTGAAGGCCCTCGAGCTGGGCATGTCCGCGAGCCACTTCGAAAACCCCAGCGGCCTCCGGGAGGACGGCCAGGTGACGACGGCCCGGGACATCCTGAGGCTGTCCTGCGCGTACATCAGCCGCTTCCCGCAGTCCCTGCAGCTGCACTCCATCCCGTCCTTTCAGTACGGCAGGAAAACGGGCGTCAACACGAACCACCTCCTCGAGAAGACCCCCTGCGTGGACGGGCTGAAAACGGGCCACGTCGCAGGGGCGGGCTATCACCTGGTCCTCACGGCGAGGCGCGACGGCACGCGCGTTGTGGTCGTCGTGCTGGGGTCGCGCAGCTCGGGGGCCCGGTTCCGCGAGGCGCGGATGCTGCTCGAGGATGCATTCAGGAAGATACAGCCCCATCCCGCCGTCCGGCGCGTGGCCGGGGCGCCGGCGATTGAGGCGCCGGCTGAAAAAACCACCGGAGGATTCGGGGATTCATGA
- a CDS encoding GNAT family N-acetyltransferase, with product MNRTMQGSGPGRGERLTGGFAGHLRVRRAAPGEIPGFAVLFEDPDRRRWVAETLAAGGSRALVVERFAGTRWVPVGRTVTDADGETAVSLDPRDRGRGLAHEVLQAGVRVLREEPFLHLSATVVTGDARAARVFEKAGFTPAGPCRFRGGPATRWMRNLRGDCTPYNVWI from the coding sequence ATGAACCGCACAATGCAGGGGAGCGGCCCGGGCCGCGGAGAAAGGCTGACCGGCGGTTTTGCGGGTCACCTTCGCGTGCGCAGGGCGGCCCCGGGAGAGATACCGGGCTTCGCCGTCCTGTTCGAGGACCCGGATCGCAGGCGCTGGGTGGCCGAAACCCTTGCGGCGGGGGGCAGCAGGGCCCTGGTCGTGGAGAGATTTGCCGGGACGCGCTGGGTTCCCGTGGGACGCACCGTGACGGACGCCGACGGGGAGACGGCCGTGTCGCTTGATCCGCGCGACAGGGGCCGGGGCCTCGCGCACGAGGTGCTGCAGGCCGGGGTCCGGGTCCTGCGCGAGGAGCCGTTCCTGCATCTCAGCGCCACCGTGGTCACGGGCGATGCCAGGGCCGCCCGGGTATTCGAGAAAGCCGGCTTCACCCCTGCGGGACCCTGCCGCTTTCGGGGCGGGCCCGCGACTCGCTGGATGCGCAACCTCCGGGGCGACTGCACGCCCTACAACGTCTGGATCTGA
- a CDS encoding DUF4301 family protein, whose protein sequence is MFSASDIEYIRARGMTEEKIVSQIERFRRGATALTLDRPATVGDGIVRVADDEKPRLVALHDEAAGAGRCLKFVPASGAATRMFRDWHAALNAGGFGSRAARDAFIESLPSYAFYEDLCEALSKAGCDPARPTAEGGECEILDCILGERGLHYACKPKALLKFHRYGDGARTALEEHLVEAALYVRDRSGLCRLHVTVSSEHLAPVRALVERVRGDYERRFGVRYEIGFSVQSESTDTIAVDLDNRPFRARDGRLLFRPGGHGALLYNLQAIEGDIVFVKNIDNVVPDRLKDTTVLYKKILGGFLVDLQGQLFSRLRALADPSAGEAVLDEAARFASGRLACLLPPDFGGRPVKERREILMRALDRPLRVCGMVKNEGEPGGGPFWVREPDGGCSLQIVEEVQVDKRQAGQAEIWASSTHFNPVDLACGVRDYRGRPFDLERFVAADQVFISVKSHEGRDIKALELPGLWNGSMARWHTVFVEVPIETFNPVKTVDDLLRPAHRP, encoded by the coding sequence ATGTTCAGCGCGTCCGACATCGAATACATCCGTGCCAGGGGAATGACGGAAGAGAAGATCGTCTCGCAGATCGAACGGTTCCGGCGGGGGGCGACGGCATTGACCCTCGACCGGCCGGCCACGGTCGGTGACGGGATCGTGCGGGTCGCCGATGACGAGAAACCCCGCCTCGTCGCCCTGCACGACGAGGCGGCGGGGGCCGGGCGATGCCTCAAGTTCGTCCCCGCATCGGGAGCCGCCACGAGGATGTTCAGGGACTGGCACGCAGCCCTCAACGCGGGCGGGTTCGGGAGCCGCGCCGCGCGCGATGCCTTCATCGAGAGCCTGCCGAGCTATGCCTTTTACGAGGACCTGTGCGAGGCGCTGTCAAAAGCCGGCTGCGATCCGGCAAGGCCCACCGCCGAAGGCGGGGAGTGCGAGATCCTCGATTGCATCCTCGGCGAAAGAGGTCTCCATTACGCCTGCAAGCCCAAGGCATTGCTGAAATTCCACAGGTATGGAGACGGAGCGCGGACCGCCCTGGAGGAGCATCTCGTGGAGGCGGCCCTGTACGTGAGGGACCGCAGCGGTCTCTGCCGCCTGCACGTGACGGTCTCCTCGGAACACCTCGCCCCGGTCCGTGCGCTCGTCGAGCGCGTCCGCGGCGACTACGAGCGGCGCTTCGGCGTGCGCTACGAGATCGGGTTCTCCGTCCAGAGCGAATCGACGGACACCATCGCCGTCGATCTCGACAACCGGCCGTTCCGGGCCCGCGACGGCAGGCTCCTGTTCCGGCCCGGGGGGCACGGTGCGCTGCTCTACAACCTCCAGGCGATCGAGGGGGACATCGTGTTCGTCAAGAACATCGACAACGTCGTGCCCGACCGCCTCAAGGACACGACGGTGCTCTACAAGAAGATCCTCGGGGGCTTCCTCGTTGACCTGCAGGGGCAGCTGTTCAGCCGCCTCCGGGCGCTCGCTGACCCCTCCGCGGGCGAGGCCGTGCTGGACGAGGCCGCCCGGTTCGCCTCGGGGCGCCTCGCGTGCCTGCTGCCGCCCGATTTCGGGGGAAGGCCGGTGAAAGAACGCAGGGAGATCCTGATGCGGGCCCTCGACAGGCCCCTGCGCGTCTGCGGGATGGTGAAAAACGAGGGCGAACCGGGGGGAGGGCCCTTCTGGGTGAGGGAACCCGACGGCGGCTGCTCCCTGCAGATCGTCGAGGAGGTCCAGGTGGACAAGAGGCAGGCGGGGCAGGCCGAGATCTGGGCCTCGTCCACTCACTTCAACCCCGTCGACCTTGCCTGCGGGGTGCGCGATTACCGGGGCCGCCCGTTCGATCTCGAACGGTTCGTTGCCGCCGACCAGGTGTTCATCTCGGTGAAGTCGCACGAGGGCCGCGACATCAAGGCCCTCGAGCTGCCCGGCCTGTGGAACGGGTCCATGGCCCGCTGGCACACCGTTTTCGTCGAGGTCCCGATCGAGACCTTCAATCCCGTGAAGACCGTCGACGACCTGCTGCGCCCGGCGCACCGGCCGTGA
- a CDS encoding DUF2845 domain-containing protein, translated as MLRLIAFAALCAVTSLALPVAAVTPACGEDTVFRCGGETVSIGDSRYTVQKICGKPSRSEPVAKSGKDKRRKPPKGTTSGAAGGKGQKWYYDRGYGDYVYVLTFSGDTLKKIEKSGRGR; from the coding sequence ATGCTTCGTCTGATTGCCTTTGCTGCCCTGTGCGCCGTCACGTCTCTTGCCCTGCCCGTCGCGGCCGTCACGCCTGCCTGCGGCGAAGACACCGTCTTCCGCTGCGGCGGCGAGACGGTGTCCATCGGGGACTCCCGGTACACCGTGCAGAAAATCTGCGGCAAGCCCTCGAGAAGCGAGCCGGTCGCGAAAAGCGGCAAGGACAAGAGGCGGAAGCCCCCGAAGGGGACGACGTCCGGTGCCGCCGGGGGAAAGGGTCAGAAATGGTATTATGACCGGGGCTACGGCGATTACGTCTACGTGCTGACCTTCTCGGGCGATACGCTGAAGAAGATCGAAAAATCGGGCCGGGGACGGTGA